The proteins below are encoded in one region of Flammeovirga kamogawensis:
- a CDS encoding carbohydrate binding domain-containing protein: MKQIVLIFLCVLSLQTTGQTDLSAFQPYNTQGDNIIHVTTADFDAVGAKDYVVTMTVDGKVIAFNRPSEIATPSADNRLWEYTNLPSIGIRILAEDLIPDSLGDEILLPGTDGHIRILSSAGTLLIDKKISSGVLYSTAVGKNNKGETMLIVSGVDGLIHFLDTSGDLITTVRPKTDRTGKIAGLIRHLIVGDFDGDGGDEVAAFINRKSFEGNNFMDIIDLSTFKRPNYWNGETGEISDNTTPGLGFTDKQLGYSYDMDNDGDEEIVAHWGVYHPEDGVGTKTFSTMIKEEEKLTLQKYEGFAQQYLIDNHGFKQKDKEKLTNTGKYLMQYGLPGDFNNDGKAELFTLYGDDLFLSKYTAETQELAISEYTWAHSEYHFPGIARLEDRNGGGDKVVLAGPINGDDHFYIVDVAKPDWRIQARKINGKGVLGDVAQNIDQLTIDIDGTTTNDEIGDDKILYVGSSFNGWLGWEMTEENCQIKAQNTYDAMQEWYTKIGGSSRVRLVSSLNTTIYGETSQDENAKITKEGVIAYAKALAKKGVYFNVIIGHGNHLYMTPETFAAIYEASIIDGECYMSARTKEIRTKEYFDYYIPLLDAVIEKSEQLGTPPPMVMICAKGPVITALTQEQGDNYFPKYKDVLVPGVENSNVGTQGLSIQERVGLWMNGDVKNWGCNVIGDNLTPNRVTEYGGMRNPHVVLRHLLSQYSLGAKIFRITSVTNLGNPMYQRGDVTGEEQVWSGVYEKGVLNFLKIVEKGIYPHATKPSEVKGISPVAISLYNRSDRMLENSINHDHEFYTPVLNEYVLNKMACWDAYTDVPENDVTFFTGGAKRRFDNLLPISKGGFVTFIPHETAEEVEENIWCNVAYQTNGDTWSDFSLSQGRTTIVDALASEQSNLDFYVEGDCFWQTLQKEDDPLTYYLVVMGNSILSPKDRVVTIKAGNSISGACDIKDQLSNTSVGTLYTSESELSVTIPKGVPRIFKITLTSPSKPDFVENGDFEAKLINWTPTETVLATEEAYYGNYAAKVTGKGSLHQWRKVKPNTTYTLTAFAKVTDPENGQPTLTIKDQTDNLLGSEQVNETTYTSQRIKFTTNTTTDSISIKYLRDNDKAVGDAYLDEVVVKETAYILNADFEKDLMGWTYYGGAKVVAYEDFSKDKSVKIEGNGGISQWIKVEPSATYEVSFTTKMDDISNDLQFQINDAEGNKYVLEGVTTLQSKEYSFSVTVKDGEENLELSFSRANESSGNVWIDNITITLGDDSSDGQDNIINDLSTAILETNIYPNPANESVNIVPKVAGKYELNVFDAQGRNMDKRSFTDRFKLPVSNYTKGVYFFILSDMEGGQESFKVMVK; the protein is encoded by the coding sequence ATGAAACAAATAGTACTAATTTTCCTCTGTGTTTTATCCTTACAAACAACAGGGCAAACAGACCTTTCTGCTTTTCAGCCCTACAATACACAAGGCGATAACATAATACATGTTACAACAGCAGATTTTGACGCAGTTGGTGCTAAAGATTATGTTGTAACGATGACTGTTGATGGTAAAGTAATTGCCTTTAACAGACCTTCAGAAATAGCCACGCCTTCTGCAGACAATAGACTTTGGGAGTATACAAATTTACCCTCAATAGGGATACGAATTTTAGCAGAAGACCTTATCCCTGATAGTTTAGGAGATGAAATTCTCTTACCGGGTACAGATGGCCATATTAGAATACTGTCATCTGCTGGAACATTATTAATTGATAAAAAAATCAGTTCGGGAGTTTTATATTCTACAGCAGTAGGTAAAAATAATAAAGGAGAAACAATGTTGATAGTTTCTGGTGTAGATGGTTTAATCCATTTCTTAGATACAAGTGGAGATCTTATCACAACAGTAAGACCTAAAACAGATAGAACGGGTAAAATTGCGGGTTTAATAAGACATTTAATAGTAGGTGATTTTGATGGAGATGGAGGAGATGAAGTGGCTGCTTTTATCAATAGAAAAAGTTTTGAAGGAAATAATTTCATGGATATTATTGATTTATCTACATTCAAAAGACCAAATTATTGGAATGGAGAAACTGGAGAAATTAGTGACAATACCACACCTGGCTTAGGGTTTACAGATAAGCAATTAGGGTATTCGTATGATATGGATAATGATGGTGACGAAGAAATTGTAGCCCATTGGGGTGTTTATCATCCAGAAGATGGTGTAGGTACAAAAACTTTTTCGACGATGATCAAAGAAGAGGAGAAACTCACTTTACAGAAGTATGAAGGGTTTGCTCAACAGTACTTAATCGATAACCATGGATTTAAACAAAAAGACAAAGAGAAATTAACCAATACAGGTAAATACTTAATGCAATACGGTCTACCTGGTGATTTTAATAATGATGGAAAGGCCGAATTATTTACTTTATATGGAGATGATTTATTTTTATCAAAATATACTGCTGAAACGCAAGAATTAGCAATTTCGGAATATACTTGGGCACACTCAGAATATCACTTTCCTGGAATTGCACGTCTTGAAGATCGAAATGGGGGAGGAGATAAAGTGGTTTTAGCAGGACCAATTAACGGAGATGATCATTTTTATATAGTAGATGTGGCCAAGCCAGATTGGAGAATACAAGCTAGAAAAATAAATGGAAAGGGTGTATTAGGTGATGTAGCTCAAAATATAGATCAGCTTACAATCGATATTGATGGAACAACCACAAATGATGAAATAGGAGATGATAAAATTTTGTATGTCGGCTCTTCTTTTAATGGTTGGTTAGGCTGGGAAATGACAGAGGAAAATTGCCAAATTAAAGCACAAAATACCTATGATGCCATGCAGGAGTGGTATACAAAAATTGGAGGAAGTTCAAGAGTTCGGTTAGTGAGTAGTTTAAACACTACTATCTATGGAGAAACTTCTCAAGACGAGAATGCCAAAATAACAAAAGAAGGAGTAATTGCATATGCAAAAGCATTGGCAAAAAAGGGAGTCTATTTTAATGTTATTATTGGTCATGGTAATCATTTGTATATGACTCCAGAAACTTTTGCGGCCATCTATGAAGCATCAATAATTGATGGAGAATGTTATATGTCGGCACGAACAAAAGAAATAAGAACAAAAGAATATTTTGATTATTATATTCCCTTGTTAGATGCCGTTATAGAAAAATCGGAACAATTAGGAACGCCACCACCAATGGTAATGATATGTGCTAAAGGACCAGTAATTACTGCTTTAACACAAGAACAAGGAGATAATTACTTTCCTAAATATAAAGATGTTCTAGTACCGGGAGTGGAAAATTCTAATGTAGGAACACAAGGTTTAAGTATTCAAGAACGTGTAGGTTTATGGATGAATGGAGATGTAAAGAATTGGGGATGTAATGTAATTGGAGATAATTTAACACCAAATAGAGTAACTGAGTATGGTGGAATGAGAAACCCACATGTAGTCTTAAGACATCTTTTGTCCCAATATTCGTTAGGAGCAAAGATCTTTAGAATTACATCAGTAACGAATTTAGGAAACCCAATGTACCAAAGAGGAGATGTTACAGGAGAGGAGCAAGTATGGTCGGGCGTGTATGAAAAAGGAGTACTTAATTTTCTTAAAATTGTGGAGAAAGGAATTTACCCACATGCAACAAAGCCTAGTGAAGTAAAAGGTATTTCGCCTGTAGCCATCTCACTTTACAATCGTAGTGATCGTATGTTAGAAAACTCTATTAATCATGATCACGAATTTTATACACCTGTTCTTAATGAGTATGTACTTAATAAGATGGCTTGTTGGGATGCCTATACAGATGTTCCAGAAAATGATGTTACCTTTTTTACAGGGGGGGCAAAACGTAGATTCGATAATTTATTGCCTATTTCGAAAGGAGGATTTGTTACATTTATTCCACATGAGACAGCAGAAGAAGTAGAAGAGAACATTTGGTGTAATGTGGCGTATCAAACAAATGGTGATACTTGGAGTGATTTTTCTTTAAGTCAAGGCCGAACAACAATAGTAGATGCATTGGCATCGGAACAGAGCAATTTAGACTTTTATGTAGAGGGCGATTGTTTTTGGCAAACCTTACAAAAAGAAGACGATCCATTAACGTATTATTTAGTTGTAATGGGAAATAGTATTTTATCTCCCAAAGACAGAGTAGTAACTATAAAAGCTGGAAATAGTATTTCTGGAGCATGTGATATCAAAGATCAATTGTCGAATACAAGTGTAGGTACTTTGTATACTTCTGAAAGTGAGCTATCTGTAACTATTCCTAAAGGAGTTCCTAGAATTTTTAAAATTACTTTAACGTCTCCATCTAAGCCTGATTTTGTGGAAAATGGAGATTTTGAAGCGAAGTTAATCAATTGGACACCAACGGAAACAGTACTAGCCACAGAAGAAGCTTATTATGGAAATTATGCAGCCAAAGTGACTGGAAAAGGTAGTCTTCATCAATGGAGAAAAGTAAAACCCAATACAACATATACACTAACGGCTTTTGCAAAAGTAACAGATCCAGAAAATGGTCAACCGACGCTAACAATAAAAGACCAAACGGATAATTTATTAGGAAGTGAGCAAGTAAATGAGACTACCTATACGTCTCAGAGGATAAAATTTACTACTAATACAACCACCGACTCTATTAGCATTAAATATTTAAGAGATAATGATAAAGCTGTAGGTGATGCTTACTTAGATGAAGTTGTGGTGAAAGAAACAGCCTACATTTTAAATGCAGATTTTGAAAAAGACTTAATGGGTTGGACCTATTACGGAGGGGCAAAAGTTGTTGCTTATGAAGATTTTAGTAAAGATAAATCGGTAAAAATTGAAGGGAATGGAGGTATATCACAATGGATTAAAGTAGAACCTTCTGCTACATACGAGGTTTCTTTTACAACTAAAATGGATGATATATCTAATGATTTACAATTTCAAATAAATGATGCAGAAGGTAATAAATATGTATTGGAAGGAGTAACTACGCTTCAGTCCAAAGAGTATTCATTTTCTGTAACAGTGAAGGATGGTGAAGAAAATTTAGAGCTTAGTTTTTCGAGAGCAAATGAAAGTTCAGGTAATGTTTGGATAGATAACATCACAATTACATTAGGAGATGATTCTTCTGACGGTCAAGATAATATTATAAATGACCTTTCAACAGCTATACTTGAAACAAATATTTATCCAAATCCAGCAAACGAGAGTGTAAATATAGTGCCCAAAGTAGCAGGAAAATACGAGTTAAATGTTTTTGACGCACAAGGCAGAAATATGGACAAAAGAAGTTTTACAGATCGATTTAAATTACCTGTTTCTAACTATACAAAAGGAGTGTATTTCTTTATATTATCTGATATGGAAGGTGGACAAGAAAGTTTTAAAGTGATGGTGAAATAG
- a CDS encoding Ig-like domain-containing protein, whose translation MHTQTTSTSYYFSNDGDDSNDGSRNAPWKTLEKASAIAKLSNKGGILKAGDKLLFRKGDTFEGQLVILCSGTEENPIEISNYGTATELPILSGAGNIPTGDFIEAVKLTNTSYITMDGLWIKNDRKNKGNITWNTNSAFGIKVIANKWGGVLTGLTFRNLKITDVFAIDMIDWEGKFTLDYYTAKGIFFDADKDDITVTPTKEVGIDNVLIEDCYFYNLGSTAISIRHLSNLPSYNNPVDEEERNLNFVVRNNHFEKLGGDGVVLASVCNAIVEKNDFIDLGWGDHKSSTDRYYGRGEGCWIWDSRNILVQYNKQLRARGFGDTYGAAGHIDFYCKNAIFQYNYSEDTEGGFVEILGDCLNSTFRYNVSVNDGFRDFHGYSLWIAGFVGTDKDPIRSDSSFIYNNTVYINKQGNKPDILIWAKNTYIYNNIFKVMNGAAIGADGVEIDIEEGSELVVDNNLFYGDISSDFTNLDNNKIIDEDPEFVNEGTSGIEGYQLKETSPAIDTGKKFPEPTFPMAGQGIFKNITLNTATDIYGNEVDITNLISNIGADNNYNSKQEDVDLSVTGIIIENDITEIGIGESIKVVANVVPLNAANTTVKWASDNSAIATVNQEGLVEGLTEGVVKITATTEEGNFIASTTITVKKEAILSTQPITKALFKMYPNPTSDYVIFGGNQLVGKQHITIYSALGKAVFSTSFTERYKMSVNHLNKGTYVVVLTNTSGLQQKQKLIIQ comes from the coding sequence ATGCATACTCAAACTACATCTACCTCTTATTATTTTAGTAACGATGGGGATGATAGTAACGATGGGAGTAGGAATGCTCCTTGGAAAACTCTTGAAAAAGCATCGGCAATAGCTAAACTTTCTAACAAAGGAGGCATTCTAAAAGCAGGTGATAAACTATTATTTAGAAAAGGAGATACTTTTGAAGGTCAGTTGGTAATTTTATGTTCTGGAACCGAAGAAAACCCTATTGAAATAAGTAATTACGGAACAGCAACAGAATTGCCAATTTTATCAGGTGCTGGAAATATTCCTACAGGAGATTTTATCGAAGCAGTAAAATTAACCAACACAAGTTATATTACTATGGACGGTCTTTGGATCAAAAATGACAGGAAAAACAAAGGGAATATAACTTGGAATACAAACTCTGCATTTGGTATAAAAGTAATTGCAAATAAGTGGGGTGGTGTACTCACAGGACTTACTTTTAGGAACCTAAAAATAACAGACGTTTTTGCTATTGATATGATAGATTGGGAAGGGAAATTCACTTTAGATTATTATACTGCCAAAGGCATATTTTTTGATGCTGATAAAGACGATATTACAGTTACACCAACAAAAGAAGTAGGTATAGACAATGTCCTTATTGAGGATTGCTATTTTTATAATCTTGGCTCAACAGCTATTAGTATTCGCCATTTATCTAATCTACCGTCTTACAATAATCCTGTTGATGAAGAAGAAAGAAACCTCAATTTTGTAGTACGAAATAATCATTTTGAGAAATTAGGTGGAGATGGTGTCGTATTGGCTTCAGTTTGTAATGCAATTGTCGAGAAGAACGATTTTATAGATTTAGGCTGGGGAGATCATAAATCATCAACGGATAGATATTATGGTAGAGGAGAAGGTTGTTGGATTTGGGATTCACGAAATATTTTAGTGCAATACAATAAACAATTAAGAGCAAGAGGCTTCGGAGATACATATGGAGCAGCCGGACATATTGATTTTTATTGTAAAAATGCCATATTCCAATACAATTATAGTGAAGATACAGAAGGTGGTTTCGTCGAAATTTTAGGAGATTGTTTAAACAGTACGTTCCGCTATAATGTGAGTGTGAACGATGGTTTCAGAGATTTTCATGGTTACTCATTATGGATTGCTGGGTTCGTAGGAACTGACAAAGATCCAATTCGTTCGGATAGTAGTTTTATCTATAATAATACGGTATATATTAATAAGCAGGGCAATAAACCCGATATCTTAATTTGGGCAAAAAACACTTATATCTACAATAATATATTTAAAGTAATGAATGGTGCTGCAATTGGTGCAGACGGTGTAGAAATAGATATAGAAGAAGGCAGTGAACTTGTAGTAGATAACAATCTTTTTTACGGAGATATCTCTTCAGATTTTACCAATTTGGATAACAATAAAATAATTGATGAAGACCCAGAATTTGTAAACGAAGGAACAAGTGGAATTGAAGGTTACCAATTAAAAGAAACAAGTCCTGCCATAGATACAGGTAAAAAGTTTCCAGAGCCTACATTTCCAATGGCAGGGCAAGGTATTTTTAAAAATATAACGCTAAATACAGCTACAGATATTTACGGAAATGAAGTGGATATTACCAACTTAATTTCAAATATTGGTGCAGATAATAATTACAATAGTAAACAAGAAGATGTAGATTTAAGTGTTACGGGTATTATTATTGAAAATGATATTACAGAAATTGGTATTGGAGAATCAATTAAAGTGGTGGCAAACGTAGTGCCTTTAAACGCAGCAAATACTACTGTAAAATGGGCATCTGATAACTCAGCAATTGCAACTGTAAATCAGGAAGGACTTGTAGAAGGTTTAACGGAAGGAGTAGTAAAAATAACGGCAACTACAGAAGAAGGGAATTTTATAGCTTCGACAACTATTACAGTAAAGAAAGAAGCGATTTTAAGCACACAACCTATCACAAAAGCATTGTTTAAAATGTATCCAAATCCAACATCAGATTATGTGATCTTTGGAGGAAATCAATTAGTAGGTAAACAGCACATAACTATTTATTCTGCACTCGGAAAAGCAGTGTTTTCTACATCATTTACAGAGCGCTATAAAATGTCTGTAAATCATTTAAATAAAGGTACTTACGTGGTTGTTTTAACGAATACATCAGGACTACAACAAAAGCAAAAACTAATTATACAATAG